A single window of Sulfurovum sp. UBA12169 DNA harbors:
- a CDS encoding undecaprenyl-phosphate alpha-N-acetylglucosaminyl 1-phosphate transferase: protein MILEFLLIFIGALVMIGLVRSYAPKIGLIDIPNDRSAHTRHTPRGAGVGFYLSSALIIPLFHFDLILAYKWTFLAVFLVFVVGVLDDHHDTSPKTKFIVIIIGAFLLSFDHIIIDKLGTVFGIPVSLGWFALPFTLFAVTGFTNALNLIDGLDGLAATISIVILGSFMAVGYLNEDMFMTVIAGSFIAALAAFLVFNWHPASIFMGDSGSLTLGFVISVLAIKSLAYIPVVSVLFVAALPILDTLVVMMRRKLNGRSIFSADKCHIHHILKRFFEKNIRKTVLCLGALQLLYSFLGLQIDKGADEGFLLILFVLNVIVVYFLLGRMVKKQQCNC from the coding sequence ATGATTTTAGAATTTTTGCTCATTTTTATTGGGGCGTTGGTGATGATAGGTCTGGTGCGCAGCTATGCTCCAAAAATCGGCCTGATTGATATCCCAAACGACAGAAGCGCGCACACACGGCATACGCCAAGAGGTGCGGGAGTAGGATTTTACCTTAGCAGCGCATTGATCATTCCTTTGTTTCATTTTGATCTGATACTTGCGTACAAATGGACGTTTTTGGCAGTGTTTCTTGTCTTTGTCGTAGGCGTACTGGATGATCATCATGACACTTCGCCTAAAACGAAATTTATTGTGATCATTATCGGTGCATTTTTGCTTTCATTTGACCATATTATCATTGATAAATTGGGTACGGTTTTTGGCATACCGGTTAGTTTGGGGTGGTTCGCGCTGCCGTTTACTCTCTTTGCGGTCACAGGATTTACCAACGCGCTCAATCTTATCGACGGATTGGACGGGCTTGCTGCGACGATCAGTATCGTAATACTGGGCAGTTTTATGGCAGTAGGGTATCTCAATGAGGATATGTTTATGACGGTGATCGCCGGTTCGTTTATCGCTGCACTGGCGGCTTTTTTGGTGTTTAACTGGCATCCTGCGTCGATCTTTATGGGAGACAGCGGGTCTCTTACATTGGGATTTGTTATTTCGGTGCTGGCGATCAAGTCTTTGGCTTATATTCCCGTGGTGAGCGTTCTTTTTGTTGCGGCTTTGCCGATCTTGGACACGCTGGTGGTAATGATGCGGCGCAAACTCAACGGTCGCTCAATTTTTTCTGCCGATAAGTGTCACATTCATCATATATTGAAACGATTTTTTGAAAAAAATATCCGAAAGACGGTACTTTGTTTGGGAGCGCTTCAGTTGCTCTATTCATTTTTGGGTTTACAGATAGACAAGGGAGCCGACGAAGGGTTTTTGCTGATACTTTTTGTGCTCAATGTGATAGTTGTTTATTTCTTGTTGGGCAGGATGGTCAAAAAACAACAGTGCAACTGCTAA
- a CDS encoding cytochrome-c oxidase, which yields MTKMLTAKAPYPPGDFAIWIIIYVELLTFALLFLGFAFSRRSNIEMFNASQLQLDQISGFINTLILITSSYFVAKAVQSIKHMTDESIKETSRAAARWLLFAIISAGGFLAVKLLDFIHVFGQGITLSTNKFFMFYIMLTVFHFMHVLLGSFILCVIYQKTKTQGYTQNDHKGMETGASYWHMVDLLWIVLFPLIYIIR from the coding sequence ATGACTAAAATGCTCACCGCCAAAGCACCCTATCCGCCCGGGGATTTTGCGATTTGGATCATTATCTATGTTGAGCTGTTGACGTTTGCACTGCTCTTTTTGGGTTTTGCCTTCTCAAGGAGATCCAACATCGAGATGTTCAACGCCTCCCAGCTGCAGCTCGATCAAATATCGGGTTTTATTAATACCCTGATCTTGATCACCAGCAGCTATTTTGTTGCCAAAGCTGTGCAAAGCATCAAGCACATGACCGATGAAAGCATCAAGGAAACAAGCCGTGCCGCAGCACGATGGCTTTTGTTCGCCATCATCTCTGCAGGCGGATTTTTAGCGGTCAAGCTGCTTGATTTTATCCATGTGTTCGGACAGGGCATCACGCTGAGCACCAATAAATTTTTTATGTTTTATATCATGCTGACAGTATTTCATTTCATGCATGTGCTTTTAGGCTCGTTTATCCTGTGTGTCATTTACCAAAAGACCAAAACGCAGGGCTACACCCAGAACGATCATAAAGGCATGGAGACAGGCGCATCATACTGGCACATGGTGGATCTGCTGTGGATCGTACTTTTTCCGCTTATTTACATCATACGATAA
- a CDS encoding VWA domain-containing protein: MLHYYLEFEESIGKVWDSYLNKKVNKFHEEERVYFADLSKSLNLFYRLLGGDKGKNLQITDKRYVSTSRTLLQKISFSGKEFFLAWQDDKAVYLPPSFAYFDTKEQNEMLYYWLVALAAKVPADITAETLASQNNAAAASLIDTYAGFRRFYDKATDYLSSRFEQLSFTNTLDNYKAFASDYPNPVWIYPSALSKNKTDRSNEEEEELQRDQNKNKTDTLKMKKQTNQLDDKHETDGFLAFLPESLMSIFEQVNVDRCEDDSFDENALYHAEDLDEITLGKKQANLSARIKMDLDLQPNITEIYPLGKGHLIDEWDYRKKAYLKNYVRIKPQIVINVTPIELPKRLNKTVKKIQSELDLLEIDKVKNTRLPYGDDINLDAWIEYKGHQNKSLHHQKFFTAYEKKTRDMATLILADISLSTEAGITQEVRIIDVIKDALMVFSEALEKLQDKFAIYSFSSRQNKRVYFHIIKNFKEKYSDLTRGRIDSIRPQYYTRLGAAIRESTKILDSQKSLNKLLLIISDGKPNDEDRYDGRYGIEDTKKAIEEARQKGITPFCITVDLDAKEYLGYLFGKNGYAVVRDGQKLPKILTEVYINLTK; encoded by the coding sequence ATGCTGCATTATTATCTTGAGTTTGAAGAGAGTATCGGCAAAGTTTGGGATAGCTATCTCAACAAAAAAGTAAACAAATTTCACGAAGAAGAAAGGGTTTACTTTGCCGATCTTAGCAAATCATTGAATCTTTTTTACCGCCTTTTGGGCGGTGATAAAGGCAAAAATCTGCAAATCACAGACAAAAGATATGTCAGTACCTCAAGAACGCTCCTGCAAAAGATTTCATTTTCAGGAAAAGAGTTTTTTTTAGCGTGGCAAGACGACAAAGCAGTCTATCTGCCCCCTTCGTTTGCCTATTTTGATACAAAAGAGCAAAATGAAATGCTCTACTATTGGCTCGTAGCCCTGGCCGCAAAAGTCCCGGCAGACATCACCGCCGAAACACTTGCCTCTCAAAACAATGCTGCAGCAGCAAGCCTGATCGATACCTATGCGGGATTTAGAAGATTTTACGACAAAGCAACCGATTATCTTAGCAGCCGCTTTGAACAATTATCGTTTACCAATACTTTAGACAACTATAAAGCATTTGCAAGCGATTATCCCAATCCTGTCTGGATCTATCCCTCTGCATTATCCAAAAATAAAACAGACCGCTCAAACGAAGAGGAAGAAGAGCTTCAAAGGGATCAAAACAAAAACAAAACCGATACCCTCAAGATGAAAAAACAGACCAACCAGCTTGACGACAAACATGAAACCGACGGGTTTTTAGCCTTTTTGCCCGAATCCCTGATGAGCATTTTCGAACAGGTCAATGTAGACAGATGCGAAGATGACAGCTTTGATGAAAACGCGCTTTACCACGCCGAGGATCTGGATGAGATCACGCTGGGGAAAAAACAGGCAAATCTCTCTGCGCGTATCAAAATGGATTTGGATTTGCAACCCAATATCACGGAAATCTACCCTCTTGGAAAAGGACATTTGATCGACGAGTGGGATTACAGAAAAAAAGCGTATCTCAAAAACTATGTACGCATCAAACCGCAAATCGTCATCAATGTCACCCCCATAGAGCTGCCAAAAAGATTGAACAAAACGGTAAAAAAAATCCAAAGCGAACTGGACCTGCTTGAGATAGACAAAGTAAAAAACACCCGTCTTCCCTACGGGGATGATATCAATCTTGACGCATGGATCGAGTACAAAGGCCATCAAAACAAGTCTTTGCACCATCAAAAGTTTTTTACCGCATATGAGAAAAAGACCCGTGATATGGCTACGCTGATTTTGGCCGATATTTCGCTCTCAACCGAAGCAGGCATCACCCAAGAAGTGCGCATCATCGACGTGATCAAAGACGCCCTCATGGTTTTTTCGGAAGCATTGGAAAAACTTCAGGACAAATTTGCCATCTACTCTTTTTCATCACGCCAAAACAAAAGGGTTTATTTTCATATCATTAAAAATTTTAAAGAGAAATATTCTGATCTCACTCGCGGCCGGATAGACAGCATTCGCCCCCAGTACTATACCAGGCTGGGTGCAGCCATACGCGAATCAACCAAAATTTTAGACAGCCAAAAAAGCCTTAACAAGCTGCTGCTCATCATCAGCGACGGCAAACCCAACGACGAAGACAGGTATGATGGCCGCTACGGCATCGAAGATACCAAAAAAGCGATCGAAGAGGCCAGACAAAAAGGCATTACCCCTTTTTGCATCACGGTCGACCTGGACGCAAAAGAGTATCTGGGCTATCTTTTTGGAAAAAACGGCTATGCGGTGGTAAGAGACGGGCAGAAACTGCCCAAAATACTGACCGAAGTTTATATCAATCTAACAAAATAA
- a CDS encoding capsular biosynthesis protein, with product MIPSFFKKRKAGKPVTAVRVDVHSHLIPGIDDGAQNMQESLALLGAMQSLGYEKVITTPHVMADAYGNTKESIQKGLGLLQKEAQKSGLTIQIEAAAEYYLDEGLLSLIEKDELLLVGGEYLLFETSYTHRPNGLERVIFEILAAGYKPLLAHPERYRYIQEPHEEYSRLKALGVFFQLNINSLGGYYGKGAKKAAEFLCKEGMVDFLGSDAHHQKHTDFLEKVFATQAYAQLWKNNTILNESLR from the coding sequence ATGATCCCCTCTTTTTTTAAAAAGAGAAAAGCAGGCAAGCCTGTGACTGCAGTGAGGGTGGATGTGCATTCTCATCTGATCCCCGGGATCGATGACGGAGCTCAAAATATGCAGGAGAGTCTTGCGCTGCTTGGGGCGATGCAATCTTTGGGATACGAAAAGGTGATCACCACACCCCATGTGATGGCAGATGCATACGGCAACACCAAGGAGTCCATTCAAAAAGGGCTCGGTTTGCTCCAAAAAGAGGCGCAAAAAAGCGGTTTGACGATCCAGATTGAGGCTGCAGCGGAGTATTATCTGGATGAGGGGCTGCTTTCGCTGATAGAAAAAGATGAGCTGCTTTTGGTGGGGGGAGAGTATCTGCTTTTTGAAACTTCCTATACCCACCGCCCCAACGGGCTGGAGCGCGTGATCTTTGAAATCCTTGCCGCAGGATACAAGCCTTTGCTTGCACACCCTGAGCGCTATCGCTATATCCAAGAGCCGCATGAAGAGTATAGCAGGCTTAAGGCATTGGGTGTTTTTTTTCAGCTCAATATCAATTCGCTGGGCGGCTACTATGGCAAAGGCGCCAAGAAGGCAGCAGAATTTTTATGCAAAGAGGGCATGGTGGATTTTTTGGGGAGTGATGCGCATCATCAAAAACACACAGATTTTTTGGAGAAGGTATTTGCGACGCAAGCGTATGCGCAGCTGTGGAAAAACAATACCATCCTCAATGAAAGTCTTAGATAA
- a CDS encoding AAA family ATPase, with amino-acid sequence MSKTYYLPQSNEVELFKAAAQLNLPVLIKGPTGCGKTRFIEAMGEELGREVYTVVCHDDLSAADLVGRHLIDENGTYWQDGPLTKAVRNGGICYLDEIIEARKDTTVVLHSLADYRRVLPIDRTGELIEAHPDFMLAISYNPGYQNVLKGMKPSTKQRFISLTFHYPKPDIEKEIIIQESGADQDTAQKLVNIANEIRKLSDSDIQEVVSTRLLIYAAKLITKGFDPYQACMHSVVESLSDEDDVLEVLEKLIALHFQKDAHD; translated from the coding sequence ATGTCAAAAACCTACTATTTGCCGCAATCAAACGAAGTGGAACTTTTTAAAGCCGCAGCGCAATTGAATCTTCCCGTTTTGATCAAAGGCCCCACAGGCTGCGGAAAAACACGATTTATCGAAGCGATGGGCGAAGAACTGGGGCGGGAGGTTTATACGGTGGTATGCCATGACGATCTGAGTGCAGCCGATTTGGTAGGACGCCACCTCATAGACGAGAACGGTACCTATTGGCAAGACGGGCCGCTTACCAAAGCAGTTAGAAACGGCGGCATTTGCTATCTTGATGAGATTATCGAAGCCAGAAAAGATACCACCGTTGTTTTGCATTCTCTGGCAGACTACCGCAGGGTTTTGCCGATCGACAGGACGGGCGAACTGATAGAAGCGCATCCGGATTTTATGCTGGCGATCTCTTACAACCCGGGGTATCAAAATGTGCTTAAAGGGATGAAACCCAGTACCAAACAAAGATTTATCTCGCTTACTTTCCACTATCCTAAACCCGATATCGAAAAAGAGATTATCATCCAAGAAAGCGGCGCAGATCAAGATACGGCGCAAAAACTGGTCAACATCGCCAATGAAATCCGCAAGCTAAGCGACAGCGATATTCAAGAGGTCGTATCGACACGGCTGCTGATCTATGCGGCAAAATTGATCACAAAAGGATTTGATCCCTACCAGGCCTGCATGCATTCCGTCGTCGAGTCGCTCAGCGATGAAGATGATGTTTTGGAAGTACTCGAGAAGCTGATTGCTTTGCATTTTCAAAAGGATGCCCATGACTAA
- a CDS encoding cytochrome C, with product MTERITKSMAKNIYYGGGTFALLIFLALTLDTVKQIPHRSNEVNMTASVVAGKKLWEDNNCVGCHTIVGEGAYYAPELMNVFQRRGASDEGAFKSYMQGWMAAQPLDTPNRRKMPQFNLTKEEVDNLSDFLIWTSKVNANDWPPTIEG from the coding sequence ATGACTGAACGTATCACGAAAAGTATGGCAAAAAATATCTATTACGGCGGCGGCACTTTCGCCCTGTTGATATTTCTTGCCCTTACTCTTGACACTGTAAAGCAAATACCGCATCGATCAAATGAGGTCAATATGACAGCATCTGTCGTAGCGGGTAAAAAACTTTGGGAGGACAACAACTGTGTTGGGTGTCATACGATTGTCGGGGAGGGGGCGTATTATGCACCTGAACTTATGAACGTGTTTCAAAGAAGAGGAGCATCTGACGAGGGTGCATTTAAATCATATATGCAAGGCTGGATGGCTGCTCAGCCGCTCGATACGCCAAACAGAAGAAAGATGCCGCAATTTAATTTGACCAAGGAAGAGGTTGACAACCTGTCTGATTTCTTGATTTGGACATCAAAAGTAAATGCCAATGACTGGCCACCTACAATTGAAGGATAG
- a CDS encoding nitric-oxide reductase large subunit gives MKYSSQMVAKPYFIFALILLAGEILFGLLMAIQYLYGDFLFPLIPFNVLRMVHTNLLIVLLLFGFMGATYYLIPEETETELWSPKLAIITFWVFAAAGVATIFGYLFVPYAQLTELTFNNLLPTMGREFLEQPLPTKLGIVLVVVSYILNVIMTVIKGRKTVITTVLITGLVGLAVFFLFAFYVPHNLIMDKFFWWFTVHLWVEATWELILGAILAFVLIKVTGVDREHIDKWLYLIIAMTMLSGILGTGHHFFYMGAPEYWLWIGSIASAVEPLPFFLMILFAYTMTRERKIQHGNKIALTWAKGTAVMAFLGAGVWGFIHTLAPVNMFTHGTQLTAAHGHLSFYGAYVMIIFTMVSYAMPILRGRPQGNSQKAQNLELASFWMMNVGMMGLTLALSAAGIVQILDQRVGTELIGFMESQESIAGIYMVRAGFGLLVFAGLFTYFASFFVKEEAGQAVGYNA, from the coding sequence ATGAAATATAGTTCACAAATGGTAGCAAAGCCTTATTTTATTTTTGCATTGATTCTTTTGGCCGGAGAAATATTGTTTGGCTTGCTTATGGCTATTCAGTATTTGTACGGCGACTTTTTGTTCCCGCTGATCCCGTTTAACGTTTTGAGAATGGTACATACCAATTTGCTTATCGTACTGCTTCTGTTTGGCTTTATGGGCGCAACCTATTATCTGATCCCTGAAGAAACGGAAACGGAACTTTGGAGCCCAAAATTGGCGATTATTACGTTTTGGGTATTTGCAGCAGCCGGTGTTGCGACAATCTTTGGGTATCTGTTTGTACCGTATGCCCAGCTTACGGAACTGACCTTTAACAACCTTTTGCCGACAATGGGTCGAGAGTTTTTAGAGCAGCCTTTGCCGACTAAGCTTGGGATTGTATTGGTAGTTGTATCGTACATACTTAATGTCATTATGACCGTAATCAAGGGAAGAAAAACCGTTATCACGACTGTCTTGATCACAGGCCTGGTAGGGCTTGCGGTATTTTTTCTGTTTGCTTTTTATGTACCTCATAATCTTATTATGGATAAATTTTTCTGGTGGTTTACGGTGCACCTATGGGTAGAAGCTACATGGGAACTTATCCTTGGCGCCATCTTGGCTTTCGTGCTTATCAAAGTAACAGGGGTTGACAGAGAACATATCGATAAATGGCTCTATTTGATCATTGCGATGACAATGCTTTCAGGAATCCTGGGAACCGGACACCACTTTTTCTATATGGGTGCGCCTGAATACTGGCTATGGATCGGATCTATCGCATCTGCCGTTGAGCCTTTGCCGTTTTTCCTGATGATCTTGTTTGCCTATACGATGACAAGAGAGAGAAAGATCCAACACGGCAACAAAATTGCGCTTACTTGGGCAAAAGGAACGGCGGTTATGGCATTTTTAGGTGCCGGAGTGTGGGGATTCATCCATACGCTTGCGCCGGTTAACATGTTTACGCACGGTACACAGCTTACCGCAGCACACGGCCACCTCTCTTTTTACGGGGCTTATGTGATGATCATATTTACGATGGTTTCTTATGCGATGCCTATCTTGAGAGGACGCCCGCAAGGCAACTCTCAAAAAGCACAGAACTTGGAATTGGCATCTTTTTGGATGATGAATGTCGGCATGATGGGTCTTACGCTGGCGCTTTCTGCTGCGGGTATCGTTCAGATCTTGGATCAAAGAGTCGGAACTGAACTGATAGGCTTTATGGAATCTCAAGAGTCCATCGCGGGCATTTATATGGTTCGTGCAGGGTTTGGCCTATTGGTTTTTGCCGGGCTTTTCACTTATTTTGCCAGCTTCTTTGTCAAAGAAGAAGCCGGCCAAGCAGTAGGATACAACGCATAA
- a CDS encoding sugar transporter codes for MIIKHVGAGVLLMLLIAGCTVKSEYRLLQTKNDIAAEELLLDPIFEYRILPQDRLKVSLYKNPEQASVGTFNELGQHMNNEGILVNAQGYITLPLVNKIKVSGLTQTQAADRITQHYKKYLKNPSVYLEVINKRVYVLGEVKKPGAVAVDKEKMTLLEAIAFAEDMTDSAMRSNVVVISHTDQNQMVMRQVDLTNFDTLHAANLIVKPNDIIYVQPNNWKQFKVVATDTTSIFETVSRIASPFVTIKYLTD; via the coding sequence ATGATCATAAAACATGTAGGCGCAGGGGTACTTCTCATGCTGTTGATAGCAGGATGCACGGTAAAATCTGAGTATCGGCTGCTTCAAACCAAGAATGATATTGCCGCAGAAGAGCTCCTTTTGGATCCGATCTTTGAGTATCGCATCCTTCCCCAGGACCGGCTGAAAGTATCGTTGTATAAAAATCCCGAACAAGCCTCGGTCGGAACTTTCAATGAGCTGGGCCAACACATGAACAACGAAGGAATCCTTGTCAATGCGCAAGGATATATCACTCTGCCGCTGGTAAACAAGATCAAGGTTTCAGGTTTGACTCAGACCCAGGCAGCAGACCGTATCACGCAGCACTACAAAAAGTATTTGAAAAATCCTTCGGTTTATCTCGAGGTGATCAATAAGCGCGTGTATGTGTTGGGCGAAGTGAAAAAACCGGGCGCTGTGGCTGTGGACAAGGAGAAGATGACGCTTCTTGAAGCGATCGCATTTGCTGAAGATATGACAGATTCTGCGATGCGAAGCAATGTCGTCGTGATCAGCCATACCGATCAAAATCAAATGGTTATGAGACAAGTGGACCTTACGAATTTTGATACATTGCATGCTGCCAACTTGATAGTGAAGCCCAACGATATCATCTATGTCCAGCCAAACAACTGGAAGCAGTTTAAAGTAGTTGCAACCGATACGACATCAATCTTTGAAACGGTAAGCAGAATCGCCTCACCGTTTGTGACCATTAAATATCTGACCGATTAA
- a CDS encoding transcriptional regulator, BadM/Rrf2 family protein yields the protein MQLSATSQYAIRILVYMAGQKDPHSLNAAELAETLLIPYKFLAKIMTSLVKVGLVESIRGKEGGYKLKKKASEIMVGDILDAFHESIKDEQCILGIGFCNGLCKCALHDQWMEPKFLLQKMFRESSLEDIAGRGCKR from the coding sequence ATGCAATTGAGTGCTACATCACAATATGCTATAAGAATTTTAGTTTATATGGCAGGCCAAAAAGACCCCCATTCTCTCAATGCCGCCGAATTAGCCGAAACATTACTTATACCCTATAAGTTTCTTGCCAAGATCATGACGTCGCTTGTAAAGGTGGGCCTGGTAGAATCTATCAGAGGAAAAGAGGGCGGATATAAACTGAAAAAGAAAGCTTCGGAGATCATGGTGGGCGATATTTTGGATGCATTTCATGAATCCATAAAGGATGAACAATGCATACTGGGTATAGGATTTTGTAACGGTTTGTGCAAATGTGCTCTCCATGATCAATGGATGGAGCCAAAATTTTTGCTGCAAAAAATGTTTAGAGAGTCAAGTTTGGAAGATATCGCCGGACGCGGGTGCAAAAGATAG